In Geminocystis sp. NIES-3709, a single genomic region encodes these proteins:
- the psaC gene encoding photosystem I iron-sulfur center protein PsaC: MSHSVKIYDTCIGCTQCVRACPLDVLEMVPWDGCKAGQIASSPRTEDCVGCKRCETACPTDFLSIRVYLGAETTRSMGLAY, from the coding sequence ATGTCCCATAGTGTAAAAATTTACGATACCTGTATTGGCTGTACCCAATGTGTTCGTGCTTGTCCTCTCGACGTACTAGAAATGGTGCCTTGGGATGGTTGTAAAGCTGGACAAATTGCATCGTCTCCCCGTACGGAAGATTGTGTTGGTTGCAAACGTTGCGAAACAGCTTGTCCTACCGACTTCTTGAGTATTCGTGTTTATTTAGGCGCGGAAACTACTCGCAGTATGGGTCTAGCTTATTAG
- a CDS encoding DNA double-strand break repair nuclease NurA: MLDLGKLAQAIPNMGQQMHTEALASVERLKLAQSLLQTTEKDLDTFIKAQEEWLDRLIFTAATPIEPITTCIDIESAKISHSVFSTDGSQIAPSHHEIAYCYLINIGRIMLHYGQNFHPLLDTLPEIYYKSEDLYASRKWGIRIEEWMSYKRTVAEAEVLAEMACTWVNPPGAHFNIPNLAMTDGSLIYWFLETLPVEAREQILTPILQSWEQLRQTNIPLVGYVSASRSIDAINFLRFPACPHPNPNCVVFCAEEVDKTPCQKVEPLRDATLWGSILKPRQRSAIFKSNSRILDLYWEKQRTYFCYLHVGTEVARVEFPEWVAENSALLNQALSITLTQVDKGFGYPVALAEAHNLAVIKGSDRSRFFALLEEQMIKAGLRNVGTSYKEARKRGSIA; this comes from the coding sequence ATGCTTGATTTAGGAAAATTAGCCCAAGCAATCCCTAATATGGGACAACAAATGCACACAGAGGCTTTAGCTAGTGTAGAAAGATTAAAATTAGCTCAATCTTTATTGCAAACTACAGAAAAAGATTTGGATACCTTCATTAAAGCTCAAGAAGAATGGCTCGATCGACTTATTTTTACCGCAGCAACTCCCATTGAACCAATTACGACTTGTATTGATATAGAATCAGCTAAAATCAGTCATAGTGTTTTCTCTACCGATGGCTCACAAATTGCACCTTCTCACCACGAAATTGCCTACTGTTACTTAATCAATATTGGGCGAATTATGTTGCATTATGGGCAAAATTTTCATCCTCTCCTTGATACCTTACCAGAAATTTACTATAAAAGTGAAGACTTATATGCTTCTAGGAAATGGGGGATTCGTATAGAAGAATGGATGAGTTATAAACGCACGGTAGCAGAAGCAGAAGTATTGGCAGAAATGGCTTGTACATGGGTTAATCCACCGGGTGCTCATTTTAATATACCTAATTTAGCCATGACCGATGGTTCTTTAATATACTGGTTTTTAGAAACTTTACCTGTAGAAGCCAGAGAGCAAATTTTAACTCCCATTTTACAATCATGGGAACAATTACGGCAAACGAATATTCCTTTGGTAGGTTATGTTAGTGCTTCTCGCAGTATAGACGCTATTAACTTTCTTCGTTTTCCTGCTTGTCCTCATCCTAACCCTAACTGTGTCGTTTTTTGTGCAGAAGAAGTAGATAAAACTCCTTGTCAAAAAGTTGAGCCTTTACGAGATGCTACGTTATGGGGCAGCATATTAAAGCCTCGTCAAAGAAGTGCTATTTTTAAGAGTAACTCTCGTATTTTGGATTTATATTGGGAAAAACAACGAACTTATTTTTGTTATCTTCATGTCGGTACAGAAGTTGCAAGAGTAGAGTTTCCTGAGTGGGTAGCTGAAAATTCTGCTTTATTAAATCAAGCCTTAAGTATCACTCTTACTCAAGTTGATAAGGGTTTTGGTTATCCAGTGGCTTTAGCTGAAGCCCATAATTTGGCAGTTATTAAAGGTAGCGATCGAAGTCGTTTTTTTGCACTACTAGAAGAGCAAATGATTAAAGCAGGATTGAGAAATGTTGGCACATCCTATAAAGAAGCACGAAAAAGAGGAAGTATTGCCTAA
- a CDS encoding helix-turn-helix domain-containing protein — translation MRFVTRLAPETQQLLKTIEQKSKYYQVRHRAKSILLSYQGYKITQIMLILNISRNTIYNWLNN, via the coding sequence ATGCGATTTGTTACCAGATTAGCTCCAGAAACACAACAGTTATTAAAGACTATTGAACAAAAAAGTAAATACTATCAAGTTAGACATCGAGCAAAATCGATTTTGTTAAGTTATCAAGGTTATAAAATTACTCAAATAATGTTAATATTAAATATTAGTAGAAATACAATTTATAATTGGCTTAATAATTAG
- the ribBA gene encoding bifunctional 3,4-dihydroxy-2-butanone-4-phosphate synthase/GTP cyclohydrolase II → MSIENIPFNTIEEALAEIKAGRSVVVVDDENRENEGDVICAAQFATPDMINFMAVEARGLICLAMTGERLDELDLPLMVTKNTDSNQTAFTISIDGAKHLGVSTGISADDRAKTIQIAINPTTQPDDLARPGHIFPLRAKNGGVLKRAGHTEAAVDLSRLAGLYPAGVICEIQNPDGSMARLPQLYEYAQQHHLKLISIADLISYRLKHDRFVYRETICNFPSQFGDFQIYAYRNVLDHTEHIAIVKGDINQFGQLPVMVRMHSECLTGDALGSLRCDCRMQLQAALKMIDNAGLGVVVYLRQEGRGIGLVNKLKAYTLQDRGFDTVEANEKLGFPADLRDYGMGAQMLNDLGINKIRLITNNPRKIAGLKGYGIEIVDRVPLFIEANDYNSNYLATKAEKLGHLFLQTYLCTVAITWQNPLNSATKRYQKLENLRKLARSNNLILQEETRPVSVALFSQPSIIFHLGFDKPNMVKSQWYKNQNHPYLKAILDILTQITSWESLATLQFLIADVEDPMLGLQVRLERETISNTLFINELSYSLQTQTVYIYDCMEK, encoded by the coding sequence GTGTCTATAGAAAATATCCCGTTTAATACCATTGAAGAAGCCTTAGCAGAAATAAAAGCCGGTCGCTCAGTTGTAGTTGTAGATGATGAAAATAGAGAAAACGAAGGAGATGTGATTTGTGCAGCACAATTTGCTACCCCTGATATGATTAATTTTATGGCAGTGGAAGCAAGAGGATTGATTTGTCTTGCTATGACGGGAGAAAGATTAGATGAGTTAGATTTGCCTTTGATGGTGACAAAAAATACTGACAGCAATCAAACTGCTTTTACTATTAGTATTGATGGGGCTAAACATTTGGGTGTCAGCACTGGTATTTCCGCAGACGATCGAGCCAAAACCATCCAAATTGCTATTAATCCTACCACACAACCTGATGATTTAGCAAGACCGGGTCATATTTTTCCTTTACGCGCAAAAAATGGAGGCGTTTTAAAAAGGGCGGGGCATACAGAAGCGGCAGTGGATTTATCTCGTTTAGCAGGGTTATATCCTGCCGGAGTCATTTGTGAGATTCAAAATCCAGATGGTAGTATGGCAAGATTACCACAACTTTACGAATATGCACAACAACACCATTTGAAATTAATTAGCATTGCCGATTTAATCAGTTATCGCCTAAAACACGATCGTTTTGTCTATCGGGAAACAATTTGTAATTTTCCTAGTCAATTCGGGGATTTTCAGATTTATGCTTATCGTAATGTTTTAGATCATACAGAACATATTGCCATTGTAAAAGGAGATATTAACCAATTTGGGCAACTGCCCGTAATGGTGAGAATGCACTCAGAATGCTTGACAGGTGACGCTTTAGGCTCATTACGTTGTGATTGTCGAATGCAGTTACAAGCGGCATTAAAGATGATTGACAATGCAGGATTAGGAGTTGTTGTCTATTTACGTCAAGAAGGAAGAGGTATCGGCTTAGTTAATAAACTTAAGGCTTACACTTTACAAGATAGGGGTTTTGACACCGTCGAAGCCAACGAAAAATTGGGTTTTCCTGCAGATTTACGAGATTATGGTATGGGCGCACAAATGTTAAATGATTTGGGTATTAATAAGATTCGTTTAATTACTAATAATCCTCGAAAAATTGCTGGTTTAAAAGGTTATGGTATTGAAATAGTCGATCGAGTACCATTGTTTATAGAGGCTAATGATTATAATTCAAATTATCTTGCAACTAAAGCAGAAAAATTAGGACATTTATTTTTACAAACCTATCTTTGTACCGTTGCTATTACATGGCAAAATCCGCTAAATTCTGCCACAAAACGTTATCAAAAATTAGAAAATTTACGAAAATTAGCACGTAGTAATAATCTTATTTTACAAGAAGAAACTCGTCCTGTTTCAGTAGCTTTATTTAGTCAACCATCTATTATTTTTCACCTAGGATTTGACAAGCCAAATATGGTTAAATCTCAATGGTATAAAAACCAAAATCATCCTTATTTGAAAGCTATTTTAGATATTTTAACTCAAATTACTTCTTGGGAAAGTTTAGCTACTTTACAATTTTTAATAGCAGATGTTGAAGACCCCATGTTAGGTTTACAGGTAAGATTAGAAAGGGAAACTATTTCTAATACTTTATTTATTAACGAATTAAGCTATTCATTACAAACTCAAACTGTCTATATTTATGATTGTATGGAAAAATAA
- a CDS encoding CHAT domain-containing protein: MGKLILFKIESGSFVNGFHVSLQICEDNPDGITHPFTTVMGKLPPCQPITLHYQQWQESYRSLHQQVRLGSSKQQITRITNSCQVSASQLKKTLKNWYHCEIESFGKIREKLLTELDTQESVRLLIQTNIKELRFLPWHLFFDSFLNLYHKAELAIAPVEYTTLNTHLKESSQIKILAIFGNSEGINLKPDQEVLTNLQKAEIITLNNPNREDLFYHLYEHEWDLLFFAGHSGKNPETWQGNLYLNEEDIITIEEFNHALKQAIQKGLKLAIFNSCDGLGLAQDLVALHLSQIIVMGEMIPDKVAHVFIKEFLESFADNQPLYLAVRQAREKLQLLETEFPCATWLPIICQNPASLPLTWQNLQGLDFNPPPPVSFSKNPPNFTHLVLETSIEHTQLTVEYNSLINCNVEVLVNYTDIDLSMSEDISRMLLTKGGKTIHKELEKRKIKQLGQILTTSGGKLKAEAIFHTVIYDYQQIELTDLNLVKTIINRCLTLADSSGFSSLAFPIFLPINSLLSIEQIAIVFAQEIINYLHGDTNLRQIKLILQNTFNLSKNILDERLSRFYGQFKEFLELNTDLNHRHTLLEELKDIYHQRKMNSSVNILNLYQEYLHQFKKDWIKNKLDKNKNKLNVNYHNSLEEITKKISSNQDNKFENVVTSLYQNYHEKAGQIWQELINLDDEKEIIFLLEKLDIDIDGFAWINDQYELAITSRLAKQKKVNEMFQNEVEELKKGQDLLQQRLLNLHQQKILNKKEEGNERSLIFREYPKINIKIKPEELPPEYRTEKVTYTPDKKALKDASNQGIDISKIAEIDRNIKVKFGFKTINN; this comes from the coding sequence ATGGGTAAATTAATTCTTTTCAAGATAGAATCAGGTAGTTTTGTTAATGGTTTTCATGTGAGTTTGCAAATTTGTGAAGATAATCCCGATGGTATTACCCATCCTTTTACTACTGTCATGGGAAAACTTCCTCCTTGTCAACCCATTACTCTCCATTATCAGCAATGGCAAGAAAGTTATCGGAGTTTGCATCAACAAGTAAGGTTAGGATCTTCTAAGCAACAGATTACTCGCATTACAAATAGTTGTCAAGTATCTGCTTCTCAACTCAAGAAAACTTTAAAAAATTGGTATCATTGTGAAATAGAATCTTTTGGTAAAATTAGGGAAAAATTGTTAACGGAATTAGACACTCAAGAATCTGTCAGACTTTTGATTCAAACTAATATTAAAGAGTTACGTTTTCTTCCTTGGCATTTATTTTTTGATTCTTTTCTTAATTTATATCATAAAGCAGAATTAGCTATCGCACCTGTCGAATATACAACTTTAAATACTCACTTAAAAGAAAGTTCTCAAATTAAAATTTTAGCGATTTTTGGTAACAGTGAAGGAATTAATTTAAAACCAGATCAAGAAGTATTAACTAATTTACAAAAAGCAGAAATAATTACCTTAAATAATCCTAATCGAGAAGATTTATTTTATCATCTTTATGAGCATGAATGGGATTTACTTTTTTTTGCCGGACATAGTGGTAAAAATCCAGAAACTTGGCAGGGTAATTTATATCTAAATGAAGAAGATATTATCACCATTGAAGAATTTAATCACGCCTTAAAACAAGCAATTCAAAAAGGTTTAAAATTGGCTATTTTTAATTCCTGTGATGGCTTGGGATTAGCACAAGATTTAGTTGCATTACATTTATCTCAAATAATCGTCATGGGAGAAATGATACCAGATAAGGTTGCTCATGTTTTTATTAAGGAATTTTTAGAGAGTTTTGCTGACAATCAACCTTTATATTTAGCTGTCAGACAAGCAAGAGAAAAATTACAACTCCTCGAAACTGAATTTCCTTGTGCCACTTGGTTGCCAATTATTTGTCAAAATCCCGCCAGTTTACCTTTGACTTGGCAAAATTTACAGGGTTTAGACTTTAATCCTCCTCCTCCTGTTTCTTTTTCAAAAAATCCTCCTAACTTTACTCATCTAGTTTTAGAGACTTCGATCGAACATACTCAACTCACAGTAGAATACAACTCTCTGATCAATTGTAATGTAGAAGTTTTAGTTAATTACACTGATATTGATTTATCCATGAGTGAAGACATCTCCCGAATGTTGTTGACAAAAGGAGGTAAAACTATTCATAAAGAATTAGAAAAAAGGAAAATAAAACAATTAGGACAAATTTTAACTACTTCGGGAGGAAAATTAAAAGCAGAGGCTATTTTTCATACTGTAATTTATGATTATCAGCAAATAGAATTAACAGATTTAAACTTAGTTAAGACTATCATTAATCGTTGCTTGACTTTAGCTGATAGTAGTGGTTTTTCTTCTCTTGCTTTTCCTATTTTTCTTCCTATCAATTCTCTTTTATCTATTGAACAAATTGCGATCGTATTTGCTCAAGAAATTATTAATTATCTTCATGGAGATACTAATTTACGTCAAATTAAGCTAATTTTACAAAATACTTTTAATTTATCAAAAAATATCTTAGATGAACGTTTAAGTCGATTTTATGGACAATTTAAAGAATTTTTAGAGTTGAATACAGATCTCAATCATCGTCATACTTTATTAGAAGAATTAAAGGATATTTATCATCAAAGAAAAATGAACTCATCGGTAAATATTTTAAATCTTTATCAAGAATATTTACATCAGTTTAAGAAAGATTGGATTAAAAATAAACTAGACAAAAATAAAAATAAATTAAACGTTAATTATCATAATTCTTTAGAAGAAATTACTAAAAAAATTAGCTCTAATCAAGACAATAAATTTGAAAATGTTGTTACCTCTTTATATCAAAATTATCATGAAAAAGCTGGTCAAATTTGGCAAGAATTAATCAATCTTGATGATGAGAAAGAAATTATTTTTTTATTAGAAAAATTAGACATTGATATAGATGGTTTTGCGTGGATAAATGATCAATATGAATTAGCTATTACTAGCAGACTTGCTAAACAAAAAAAAGTTAATGAGATGTTTCAAAATGAAGTTGAAGAATTAAAAAAAGGACAGGATTTATTACAGCAAAGATTATTAAATTTACATCAACAAAAAATCTTAAATAAAAAAGAAGAAGGAAATGAAAGAAGTTTAATATTTAGAGAATATCCTAAGATAAATATTAAGATTAAACCTGAAGAATTACCCCCTGAATATCGCACAGAAAAAGTAACTTATACACCAGATAAAAAAGCCTTAAAAGATGCAAGTAATCAAGGTATTGATATTAGTAAAATAGCTGAAATCGATCGAAATATCAAAGTTAAATTTGGTTTTAAAACAATTAATAATTAA
- a CDS encoding DNA-directed RNA polymerase subunit omega, whose protein sequence is MLKKNSFDSSQIMFRSDELMSAASNRYKITVAVAKRAKQRRKEDFENIEEVMKPVLRAIIEMSDELTQPEIISDD, encoded by the coding sequence ATGCTGAAGAAAAATAGCTTTGATTCCAGTCAAATAATGTTTCGCAGTGATGAGTTGATGAGTGCCGCTTCTAATCGTTATAAGATTACTGTAGCCGTTGCTAAAAGAGCGAAACAAAGAAGAAAAGAAGACTTTGAAAATATAGAAGAGGTGATGAAACCTGTCCTCAGAGCTATTATAGAAATGTCTGATGAACTTACTCAACCTGAAATTATTAGTGATGACTAA
- a CDS encoding GTP-binding protein gives MATSLYSLAHNSLQQSIAWYSSKKRHWNYPPNLELQNAVRDDLRILKTAAEKLEEKVIKISAFGLVSRGKSSVINALLGQKILTTGPINGVTKWPKSIRWTPPTGKIQIELIDTPGLDEIDGEIRANMAKEISQQSDLILFVIAGDITRTEYLALLELRQWQKPLILVFNKIDLYPETDLNSIYQQLQQLSNQTKKPLFSPDEIVLVSAEPQPINLRIELPNGKIKEELEYLSPNIESLQQKILTILNREGKALLALNSLNQARIAQKNIARKTIQIRSKEAEDIIWRYAKYKALIVAVNPFIFLDLIGGLITDLTMIRALARLYGLPITSYEAGNLWQTIVKSCGGLLLTEIGTMIVLGWAKTSYAINSLWENPASFTTLATTALAQGTMAGYGSYLVGKTAQIYLENGCTWGNSGVDTIISEIIAQMPPDSIVSRLI, from the coding sequence ATGGCAACTTCTCTATATTCCCTCGCTCATAATAGTCTGCAACAGTCGATCGCATGGTATTCTAGTAAAAAACGTCATTGGAATTATCCCCCCAATTTAGAATTACAAAATGCCGTAAGAGATGACTTAAGAATATTAAAAACGGCAGCAGAAAAATTAGAAGAAAAAGTAATTAAAATATCTGCTTTTGGTTTAGTTAGTCGGGGTAAATCTTCTGTTATTAATGCTTTATTAGGGCAAAAAATTTTAACAACAGGGCCGATAAATGGGGTAACAAAATGGCCTAAATCTATACGTTGGACTCCTCCTACAGGAAAAATACAAATTGAGTTAATAGACACTCCTGGATTAGATGAAATTGATGGAGAAATTAGGGCTAATATGGCAAAAGAAATTAGTCAACAATCCGATTTAATTTTGTTTGTCATTGCAGGAGATATTACGCGCACCGAATATCTAGCGTTGTTAGAATTGCGTCAATGGCAAAAACCTCTTATTTTAGTCTTTAATAAAATTGATTTATATCCAGAAACTGACTTAAATTCTATCTATCAACAGCTACAACAATTAAGTAATCAAACAAAAAAACCCCTGTTTTCTCCTGATGAAATTGTATTAGTTTCAGCAGAGCCTCAACCTATTAACTTACGAATAGAATTACCTAATGGTAAGATTAAAGAAGAATTAGAATATTTGTCTCCTAATATTGAGTCATTACAACAAAAAATTTTAACCATTCTTAACAGAGAAGGAAAAGCATTGTTAGCTTTAAATTCTTTGAATCAAGCGAGAATTGCTCAAAAAAATATTGCTCGTAAAACTATCCAAATTAGAAGTAAAGAAGCAGAAGATATTATCTGGCGATATGCTAAATATAAAGCCTTAATTGTAGCAGTAAACCCCTTCATATTTCTTGATTTAATAGGAGGATTAATCACGGATTTAACCATGATTCGTGCTTTAGCCCGATTATACGGTTTACCCATTACTAGCTACGAAGCTGGAAATTTATGGCAAACTATTGTTAAAAGTTGTGGTGGATTATTATTAACAGAAATTGGCACCATGATAGTATTAGGATGGGCAAAAACTAGCTATGCTATCAATAGTTTATGGGAAAATCCCGCTAGTTTTACCACTTTAGCCACAACTGCTTTAGCACAAGGTACAATGGCCGGTTATGGTTCATATTTAGTAGGGAAAACGGCTCAAATTTACCTAGAGAATGGTTGTACATGGGGTAACTCTGGTGTTGATACCATTATTAGTGAAATTATCGCTCAAATGCCTCCTGATTCGATCGTTTCTCGTCTTATTTAA
- a CDS encoding ABC transporter permease yields MLVGFTITIIFIFLAFSAPLLQNIGLIQDPLESLKNPIHQAPNAKYFFGTSSQGYDVFSRTIFGSQAALKVVLLATSFSLIIGVPLGLISGYFGGKTDKILLFLMDTIYTLPGLLLSVTLAFVVGRGVINAALALSISYIPQYYRVVRNHTTSVKTELYIEAAKAMGASPARILSKYLFFNVIQSVPVLFTLNAADAILILGGLGFLGLGLPEDVPEWGYDLKLALDALPTGIWWTALFPGLAMTTMVTGLSLLGEGLSELFNPSNK; encoded by the coding sequence ATGTTGGTGGGTTTTACTATAACTATTATTTTTATTTTTCTAGCTTTTTCTGCACCATTATTACAAAATATAGGCTTAATTCAAGATCCATTAGAATCATTAAAAAATCCCATTCATCAAGCACCTAATGCTAAATATTTTTTTGGTACAAGTAGTCAAGGTTATGATGTTTTCTCTCGTACAATTTTTGGATCTCAAGCCGCTTTAAAAGTTGTTTTATTAGCAACATCTTTTAGTTTAATTATTGGCGTACCGTTAGGATTAATTAGTGGTTATTTTGGAGGTAAAACTGATAAAATTTTACTCTTTTTAATGGATACTATTTACACTCTTCCCGGATTATTATTATCCGTCACCCTTGCTTTTGTTGTAGGTAGAGGAGTTATTAACGCCGCCTTAGCTTTATCAATTTCTTATATACCTCAATATTATCGAGTGGTGCGTAATCATACCACTAGCGTTAAAACAGAGTTATATATTGAAGCGGCGAAGGCAATGGGGGCATCACCTGCTAGAATTTTATCGAAATACTTATTTTTTAATGTCATCCAAAGTGTACCTGTTTTATTTACTCTTAATGCGGCTGATGCTATTTTAATTTTAGGAGGTTTGGGGTTTTTAGGATTAGGATTACCTGAAGATGTGCCAGAATGGGGATATGATTTAAAACTCGCTTTAGATGCTTTACCTACTGGAATTTGGTGGACTGCTTTATTTCCGGGATTGGCTATGACTACCATGGTAACTGGTTTATCTTTATTAGGTGAGGGATTGAGTGAGTTATTTAATCCCAGTAATAAATAG
- a CDS encoding cell wall metabolism sensor histidine kinase WalK yields MLYKILPNLSNIQFNHFNSLKIRLTFGIALLSALGLGSVALWMNWKMENLLMTTHKQTVNYVANRFPHDVEIYSEMVSLEMGIQKTINNLSDHKNIYWFQDNNKKIIAKSLIFSPQLTTINNINSIPKVINIDNQYWIICGMPLNINNKLLGHLYIAQNISNEKVLFAHLINSLTIANIMAITIMIIAIVLYISYSLKPLEKICTVAENISADKLKEVSINFHNTPNEVKKLAESLEKMLIRLGESWENQQQLLSNVSHELRTPLTIVSGYLQSTLRRGDNLTSIQKEALSVAVSEADRTVQLLEDLLDLARADNGNIQMKMEIIIVNDLIREIIAIAEQYSGRKINLTEENCDIKIKVDQNRFKQICLNLIDNAIKYSSKDTEIDIKLKRNKSAIIEIIDRGIGIPLALQNKIFERFYRVDEARNRQTGGTGLGLAIVKTLVSTMDGKITLISQPEKGSIFTLTFPSI; encoded by the coding sequence ATGTTATACAAAATTTTGCCTAATTTATCTAATATTCAATTTAATCATTTTAATTCTTTAAAAATTCGCCTTACTTTTGGAATTGCTTTATTATCAGCTTTAGGATTAGGTAGTGTTGCTTTGTGGATGAATTGGAAAATGGAAAATTTACTAATGACTACCCATAAACAAACTGTTAATTATGTGGCTAATCGTTTTCCCCATGATGTAGAAATTTATAGTGAAATGGTTTCTTTAGAAATGGGCATTCAAAAAACTATTAACAATTTATCTGATCATAAAAATATTTATTGGTTTCAAGATAATAATAAAAAAATTATAGCTAAATCTCTGATTTTTTCTCCTCAATTAACTACTATTAATAATATTAATTCTATTCCAAAAGTCATCAATATAGATAATCAATATTGGATTATTTGTGGTATGCCTTTAAATATTAATAACAAATTATTAGGTCATTTATATATTGCTCAAAATATTAGTAATGAAAAAGTTTTATTTGCTCATTTAATCAATAGTTTAACGATCGCTAATATTATGGCTATTACTATTATGATTATAGCAATAGTTTTATATATTTCTTATTCATTAAAACCTTTAGAAAAAATTTGCACTGTAGCTGAAAATATCTCGGCAGATAAACTAAAAGAAGTATCAATTAATTTTCATAACACTCCTAATGAAGTAAAAAAATTGGCTGAAAGTTTGGAAAAAATGTTAATAAGATTAGGTGAAAGTTGGGAAAATCAACAACAATTATTAAGCAATGTTTCTCATGAATTAAGAACTCCTTTAACAATTGTATCTGGTTATTTACAAAGTACTTTAAGACGAGGAGATAATCTAACTTCTATACAAAAAGAGGCTTTATCAGTAGCCGTATCAGAAGCCGATCGTACGGTACAATTATTAGAAGATTTATTAGACTTAGCAAGAGCCGATAATGGTAATATTCAAATGAAAATGGAAATAATAATAGTGAACGATTTAATAAGAGAAATTATTGCTATAGCAGAGCAATATAGTGGTAGAAAAATTAATTTAACAGAAGAAAATTGCGATATAAAAATCAAAGTAGATCAAAATCGCTTCAAACAAATTTGTCTTAACTTAATTGATAATGCTATTAAATATTCTTCTAAAGATACTGAAATTGATATAAAATTAAAAAGAAATAAATCAGCAATAATTGAAATTATCGATCGAGGAATTGGCATTCCTTTAGCTTTACAAAATAAAATTTTTGAGCGTTTTTATCGAGTAGATGAAGCTAGAAATAGACAAACAGGAGGTACTGGTTTAGGACTTGCGATCGTCAAAACTTTAGTAAGTACAATGGATGGTAAAATTACTTTAATTTCTCAACCAGAAAAAGGTAGTATCTTTACCCTTACTTTTCCCTCGATATAG
- a CDS encoding ABC transporter ATP-binding protein codes for MNFESAIETVGLTKRFERHIAVNDVDLQVKKRDIYGLIGPNGAGKTTLIRMLAAAENPTKGEIYLNGDRLLLDESNQHLKQHIGYLPDDFPLYDDLTVIDYLEYFARLYNLKQPQRHQRIQEVLELVNLESKRNALIATLSRGMKQRLSLARTVIHLPTILLLDEPVSGLDPIARMDFRESIKTLQQTGMTIIISSHVLSDLAELCNAVGIMELGCLVENTTLQNLYSRLSRQQIMISILGEDDKLEAELKNWDTVKAWEKLPHGQIKVEFTGNTENSANLLKSLIEAGIPINDFHCQQEDLESIFLRLGHKQVS; via the coding sequence ATGAATTTTGAATCAGCGATCGAAACCGTAGGATTAACTAAACGATTTGAAAGACATATCGCTGTTAATGATGTGGATTTACAAGTAAAAAAAAGGGATATTTATGGTTTAATAGGCCCTAATGGTGCAGGAAAAACCACTCTAATTCGGATGTTAGCGGCGGCAGAAAATCCCACCAAAGGAGAAATTTATCTGAATGGCGATCGACTACTTCTTGATGAAAGCAATCAACATCTTAAACAGCATATAGGTTATTTACCCGACGACTTCCCTTTATATGACGACTTGACAGTAATTGATTATTTAGAATATTTTGCCCGACTATATAATCTTAAACAACCTCAGCGCCATCAAAGAATTCAAGAAGTACTGGAGTTAGTCAACCTTGAATCTAAACGTAATGCTTTAATTGCAACTCTTTCCAGAGGAATGAAACAAAGATTAAGTTTAGCAAGGACAGTTATTCATCTACCGACTATTTTACTCTTAGATGAGCCCGTTTCTGGATTAGATCCGATCGCAAGAATGGATTTTCGAGAAAGTATAAAAACTTTACAACAAACAGGTATGACAATTATCATATCCTCTCATGTATTGTCAGACTTAGCAGAATTATGTAATGCCGTCGGAATTATGGAATTAGGATGTTTAGTCGAAAATACTACCTTACAAAATTTATATAGTCGTCTTAGTCGTCAACAAATCATGATCAGTATTTTGGGAGAAGATGATAAATTAGAAGCAGAATTGAAAAACTGGGATACAGTCAAAGCATGGGAAAAATTACCTCACGGACAAATTAAAGTTGAATTTACTGGTAACACAGAAAACTCTGCTAACTTGTTAAAAAGTTTAATTGAGGCGGGTATCCCCATCAACGATTTTCATTGTCAACAGGAAGATTTAGAAAGTATTTTCTTACGGTTAGGACATAAACAAGTATCTTAA